Proteins encoded together in one Desulfurobacterium indicum window:
- a CDS encoding CoB--CoM heterodisulfide reductase iron-sulfur subunit B family protein: protein MKKYAFYPGCAPKGAAIESYISAKTVMDKLGIDYTEPVSFSCCGAGNVEEVKPYVALGINARNLAIAEKEERDIITICSTCYLELKKAKKQLTENERLKEEMNEILSETGLRYEGKVEVKLLHQVILDEYEEKISSMVTNKLKNLKVYPFYGCHTIRPRDIIGYDDPENPSSLERLIKLLGATPVSGARRILCCGFHASFSASEIAMKLTGLNLKEAHDMDADCVITPCPLCHLNMDANQKKALNTIKSQFIMPVLHVQQLIGLAIGLSPEEVALQKNVIPALYIV from the coding sequence ATGAAAAAGTATGCTTTCTATCCAGGATGCGCCCCAAAAGGTGCAGCAATCGAATCTTATATATCAGCAAAGACAGTAATGGATAAATTAGGAATAGATTACACCGAACCTGTATCTTTCAGTTGTTGCGGAGCCGGGAACGTTGAAGAAGTGAAACCTTATGTTGCACTCGGTATAAACGCAAGGAATCTTGCAATAGCAGAAAAAGAGGAACGAGATATCATAACCATCTGTAGCACCTGCTACTTAGAACTAAAAAAAGCTAAAAAGCAACTTACAGAAAACGAAAGATTAAAAGAAGAGATGAACGAAATCCTCTCCGAAACAGGCTTAAGATATGAAGGAAAAGTTGAGGTTAAACTCCTTCACCAGGTAATACTGGACGAATATGAAGAAAAGATATCCTCCATGGTAACAAATAAGCTCAAAAACCTGAAAGTGTATCCTTTCTATGGATGTCACACCATACGCCCAAGGGACATAATAGGTTACGACGATCCGGAAAATCCTTCCTCCCTCGAAAGATTAATCAAACTCCTCGGTGCAACCCCTGTTTCAGGAGCACGCAGGATCTTATGCTGCGGGTTTCACGCTTCATTTTCAGCCTCAGAAATAGCCATGAAACTAACGGGGCTCAACTTAAAAGAAGCCCACGACATGGATGCCGACTGTGTAATAACACCCTGTCCTTTATGTCATCTGAACATGGATGCCAATCAGAAAAAGGCACTGAATACAATAAAAAGCCAATTTATAATGCCTGTTCTTCACGTTCAGCAGTTAATCGGACTAGCGATAGGCCTTTCTCCAGAAGAGGTGGCCCTTCAGAAAAAC